The genomic region GAACTGCCGCTTGCCTTTGAAGAGGTTCGGCAGCACTTTCGACTGGCGAAAAACAAATCCGCCCAGGATACCGGAATTGGTGTTGGTGGTGATTCCGTAGGTCGTTACCGAATTATAACGCTCCTCATCTGCATCCTGATTGGGGGTCTGGGCCTTTGCCCGACCCGCCGCCATCAGGCACAGGAAAATAAATATGATTCGAACTCGATTCACAGCCGTAGAAGGTAGAGTTTTGTATTGATAAATATAACGACTTAACTTGAAACCACGAAACAACCACTGCTTTCCAGTAAAGTAACCAGTTGGATGCCCGTAAGTTTTTCCGGAAAACCAAAATTTCTGCTCATTCTTAACTGAATACACCTTATGCCGACGATTGAAACCCGTTACCTCGGCGATCTGCGCACCGAGGCCGTTCACCTGCAATCCGGAACCCGTATCCTGATCGATGCGCCCACCGACAACAACGGCCGGGGCGAGGCCTTCTCTCCCACCGATCTGGTGGCCGCTTCGCTTGGAAGCTGCATGATGACCATCATGGGCATTGCCGCCCGCCGCGACGGCATCGACCTGACCGACAGCCAGATGAGCATCACCAAAATAATGTCTGCCGAACCGCCGCGCCGCATCGCCCGCATCGAAGTTCACCTCACGATGCAGACGCCCAGCGAGCTTTCGGAGTCTGACCGCACCAAACTCGAACGCGCCGCCCGCACCTGCCCCGTCGCCCTCAGCCTCCACCCCGACATCGAGCAGGCCATCACCTTCGAATGGACAAGCTTGTCAGTTATGAGTTAAGAATTATGAATTATGAGTTGGCTCCGCCTAACAGTCAATCTGGTAGTTAGGCGGAGCCAATTCATAACTCTTAATTCTTAACTCATAACTAAAAAAATGACGCTTTACTTTGTTGCGCTTCTTCCCGATGCGGGGATTCAGGCTGAGGTAACGGCTTTTAAGGAAGCGGCCCGCGACCGCTTTGGTTCGGGCCACGCCCTGAAGTCTCCGCCCCATATTACGCTTGTTCCCCCGTTTCGGGTTGCGCAGACGCCTCTTTTTTTGTCGGAAATCGCTTCCCGGCTGGAGCCGTTCCCGGTGCAACTGCGCCACTTCGACCGGTTTGGGAAGCGGGTGATTTTTGTCGGCGTGGAGAACAGCGAAGCCCTGCAGCAGTGCCAGCGGGAAACCAGCCGGGCGTTTGAAGCCGCCCTGAACCTGAGGCCGGACAACCGCCCGTTTCATCCGCACATGACCGTCGCTTTCCGGGATTTGCCGGTGCAGCGGTTTCCGGCGGCCTGGGCCTATTTTTCCGGCATTTCCTACGAACGCACCTTCACCGCCTCCGGCCTGACCTTACTCAGACATACCGGCGCGGGCTGGGTCATTGCAGAAACCTTCTCCTTCCCAACGGCATCGCCCGGCGAAGAAAGCAGCGTCTGAGCCAGAAACCTTTCCAAACTCGGCTTTCTCCCCGCACTCCCCCGCTTTCAGCTCCGCTTGCGTCCTTTCGCGATCTGCTCCACCGCCGTCACCAGCCGATCCAGGTCTTTGGGCGTGTGGTAGACGTTTGGTGTCACCCGAACGCCTTTGATGCGCTCCCACTCGATGGGGCTCGTGTGAATTTTGTACTGGCTCAGCAGCTGCGACTCAACCTCCCCGGCTTTCAGCCCGTCGATGGAAAACAGGGCCACGCCGCAGGCAAATTCGGGCTTGAGAGAAGTATGGAGATGCACCCCCGGAATGTCGCGCACCCGTTCAGCCCAGTAGTTTTTGAGGTATTGAACCCGCGCCTGTTTGCGGGCCGTGCCGAGCGCCAGCTGGAAGTCAACGGCTGTGCCGATGGCCATTTCGGACGCAAACGAGCGGGTTCCCAGGGATTCGAACTTCCGGATGTCCGGCCCGTCGGGCTCGTTGTTGGAGAGCAGCGCCCAGACGTTTTTGATTTTTTCTTTCCGGATGTACATCATCCCGCTGCCGAACGGCGCGCCCAGCCATTTGTGCAGGCTCGTGGCGAAATAATCGCAGCCCAGATCGGGAATTTTGAAGTCCAGCAGCGCGAACGTGTGCGCCCCGTCGGCGATGACCTCGATGCCGCGCTGGTGGGCGATGTCGGCGATTTTCCGCACGGGCATGATCTGCCCCACCCAGTTGATCAGCTGCGTGACATGGACGATTTTCGTTTTGGAGGTAAAGGCTTTTACATATTTTTCAACCAGATAATCGTCGTTTTCGCTGGGCAGTTCGAGGTCGATCCAGACCAGTTTGATTCCGTCCCGTTTCTCGCGCTGCTTCCAGGCGTTGATCATGTTCGGATAATCCTGTTTGGTGAGCACCACTTCGTCGCCGGCTTTCAGGTTAAGACCAAAAATAACGGTGTTGAGTCCTTCGGTGGCGTTCCGGTTGATGGCGATTTCCTCCGCCGAGCAGCCCGCCAGATCGGCCAGTTTGGTCCGCAGGGCTTCGCGGCCCTGGTCCAGAATGCGCCACATGTAATAGCTCGGAGCCTCGTTGGCGTACTGATAAAAGCGGATATGCGCGTCCTGCACCGTTTTGGGCTGCGGGCAAACGCCGCCGTTGTTGAGGTTCAGCAGATTCGGCGAAGCGGTGTACTCCGTCTTGACCCAGTTCCAGAAATCTTCATCCTGCGCCAGTTGCAGCGGAGAAGCGTCGGGTCGATAGGATTGCAGGGGCTGTGCCACGGCTTTTTCCAGAAAAGCGGGCAGGGCGAAGGTTCCGGCAACGGCCGAGCCGAGGTGACGGATAAACGAACGTCGGGTAGACATAGGAAGCGTTTTGGGTGAATGCGGCGCAACCAAATATAGAAAAAAAGCCGTCTGCTGCGTCAATTCGCCGGTTACATTTCCCCACTCTCCGTTTAATCCTGCCCGGAAAGCGTTAAGTTTGGCTTTTCGGCTTCTTTTGTCGGCAATGAAAAATTGGCAGGCCCGTTCGCACCCTGCCTTGTAAACGTAAACGCTTAACCTGTAAAACACCTTTTTCCCGCCTATGAAACAGTACATGGCCGGACTGCTGCTGCTGGTTACGTCAACCCTGTGGGCCCAGCAACCGGACAAAACACTCTGGTACAAGCAACCCGCACAATACTTTGAAGAAACGCTGGTGCTCGGCAACGGCACCCAGGGCGCGACGGTCTTCGGCGGCGTACAGTCCGACAAGATTTACCTCAACGACGCCACGCTCTGGTCGGGCGAACCCGTCAACGCCAACATGGCTCCGGAGGCGTACAAGAACGTGGAGGCCGTTCGAGAGGCGCTTCGAAAGGAAGATTACAAACTGGCCGACCAGCTGAATAAAAAGCTTCAGGGCAAATTTTCGGAATCCTACGCCCCGCTCGGCACGCTGTTCATCGACTTCGGCCACGGCCCGACGGCCCAGAATTATTACCGCCAGCTGAGCCTTTCGGAGGCCGTTTCGACGACCACCTACCAGATCGACGGCGTAAACTATACCCGCGAATACTTTGTCTCGCATCCCGATAAAATTATGGTGGTCCGGCTAAGCAGCAGCCGGAAAGGCGCCCTGAATTTCTCGGTCCGGTTCAACAGTCTGCTTCGTCATGGGGTCACGACCCCTAATTCGGTGCTGAAGGCGACCGGCAACGCGCCCATCCATGCCGAACCAAGCTACCGGGGAAATATGCCGAACGCCGTGGTTTTTGACTCCGCCAAAGGCACCCGCTTTACCACGCTGGCCCGCCTCAAAGCTACGGACGGACGCCTCGTGACAACCGACAGCACCGTAGGTTTGCAGGGCGGCACCGAAGCTGTTTTGTTCGTCGCAATAGCCACCAGTTTCAACGGGTTCGACAAAAATCCGGCGACGGAAGGGCTGCCTCACGAGGCCCTTGCCGCCGAACGGCTCACAAAGGCTTTTGCCAAACCCTACCACCAGTTGAAGCAGGCGCACGTGGCGGATTACCAGACCTACTTCAATCGCGTCAGCCTCAACCTCGGCCCCAGTCAGGCGCCCAGTCTGCCGACCGACGAGCGCCTCCAACGCTACGCGACCGGGCAGGAGGACAAAAACCTCGAAATGCTGTACTTCAACTTCGGGCGGTATCTGCTCATCAGCAGTTCGCGGACGCCGGGCGTTCCGGCCAATCTGCAGGGCATCTGGAATCCCTACATGCGGCCGCCCTGGAGCAGCAATTACACCACCAACATCAACGCCCAGGAAAATTACTGGCCCGCCGAAAGCACCAACCTGCCCGAAATGCACGGGTCGCTGCTGACCTTCATCGGCAATCTGGCCAAAACCGGCGCAGTAACGGCGAAAACGTTCTACGGCGTCAACGGCTGGACCGTCGCTCACAATTCCGACATCTGGGCCATGACCAACCCCGTCGGTGACTTCGGCCAGGGCGACCCCGGCTGGGCCAACTGGAACATGGGCGGGGCCTGGCTCAGCACCCACCTGTGGGAACATTACGCGTTCTCGCAGGACAAGGCGTTTCTGCGGCAGCAGGCCTATCCGCTCCTGAAAGGGGCCGCTCAGTTCTGCCTAGAATGGCTGGTGGAAGATAAAAACGGCAACCTGATCACCTCGCCCTCCACGTCGCCGGAGAATATTTTCGTCGCTCCCGACGGCTACAAAGGCGCGACGCTTTACGGCGCAACGGCCGATCTGGCGATCATTCGGGAGTGTTTCGCCCAGACGATAGAGGCGTCGAAACGGCTCAACATTGACGCCGATTTCCGCGCGAAACTCGAAAAAGCGCTGGCGCGGCTGTACCCGTACAAGGTCGGGGCCGAGGGGAATTTGCAGGAATGGTACCACGACTGGAAGGACGCCGACCCCAAACACCGCCACCAGTCGCACCTGTTCGGACTGTATCCGGGCAACCACATCCGCCCCGACAAAACGCCGGACCTCGCGCAGGCCTGCCGCCGGACACTCGAAATCAAAGGCGACGAAACCACGGGCTGGTCGAAAGGCTGGCGCATCAACCTCTGGGCGCGGCTCTGGGACGGCAATCACGCCTACAAAATGTACCGCGAACTGCTGCATTACGTGGTGCCGGACGGCGTGAAAACCACCTATGCCCGGGGCGGCGGCACGTATCCGAACCTGTTCGACGCGCACCCGCCGTTTCAGATCGACGGCAATTTTGGCGGCACGGCGGCCGTGGCCGAAATGCTCGTGCAATCGACCGAAGACGAAATCCGGCTGCTGCCCGCCCTGCCCGACGTCTGGGCTGGCGGCTCGGTCAGCGGCCTGCGGGCACGGGGCGGCTTCGATGTGGCGATGCAATGGGCCGACAAACGCCTGACCTCGGTAACGCTGCACTCAAAAACGGGCGGCAAAACCCAGCTGGTCAGCGGCGGCAAAACGCAGGCCGTGACGCTGAAGCCGGGGCAGAGGTTAACCGTGAAGTGGTAAACGCCTAGGATTCGCTTACCTGCCGCACCCGGTACTCGGTCATGGCGCGGATTAACTCAAAGGGAATAGGCTCAGTCAGCGGAAACTGCACTGAGCCTTTCGCTCTTTTATACCCTGCCAGTTCTTCCGCAAACGCCGTTATCGGCGAAGGGGCCGGGTAAAAGCCAATGTGCGATTTGTAGGCCGCAAAATGCACCAGCGCCTCTTTCTGTCTGTAGGTGGGCATGTTGTAGCTTATGACCTCCTTCGCCTCCGGGGCCGCTTCCCGGATAACGCTCCGTATTTTTTGCAGTAGTTCCTGAACGTCTTCGGGAAACGAAGCAATGTATTCGTCGGTCGAGGTAAATTTTGTCTTTTCCATATTTTTAGAATTGGCTGGCAAGTCGTTTGGGTGCCGTTGTACGATAGGCCGAAGTGAGCGCATCCCGAAGGGTCTGTTCTTCTACTTTCCGCAGTTCAATGATGGTCCAGCCTTTTTTACCCCAGCTGTTGGGAACGGGGTAAATGACTGTTTTGTCGAAAAGCGAAAACAGGTCCTGTTCCTGCACCGTCAGCTTCACGGTGGCCTGGGCAAGCCGCTCATTCAGGGTGACAAACACCTTTTCCCCAATGGTAAAGGCGGTTTTGTCAAAATGCGCTTTTTCGGAAGCTTCGGGAAACGACAGGGCAATTTCCCGAAAGATATCTATTGCCACCATAGCAGCATAGAGGCTGAATAAACCTGTACGTTAAGTTAACGCTTTTCGCACCTTTCCAAAGAAATTGAGCGGACTCAAAACCCAAGCCTCTCAAAAAAGCCCTTTCGCCGCGTGACACTTACTTTCGCTCCATGGTTTTCGGCATTGAACTTCTCCACGATTTCCACTTCATACCGTTTGTAGAACTCCGGGTCAAAATTGGCTTCGGCCAGCCGTTCCAGCACGAACTGAACCGATTTCCCCTGCTCAATCCACCGTTGCCAGACCTCCTGCCGCTGCCGGATGCCGAGCGTGTTCATGCCCGCCACCGCCCCGGTATCGGTTCGGTAGTTGATGCGGAACGCTTTCCGGCCGTCGGGATGCGCCCAATAGAACGTTTGCAGACTGCCGTCGTCGGGCAGCCGGGCGGGCACGTCCCCGTAGGTCTGGTATTCAATATCGAAAAATTTCGCGGAATTGAAGAAAATACCGGGTTCGTAGCGGGTTCGTTCGCCGAGAATCGTCCGGGCCACGGTTTCGCCCATGATGCGGCCCGTGTACCAGATTTGCTCGACGGATTTCCGACCGAGCGGCGGATTGCGGTGCTGCACGCAGTCGCCGATGGCGTAGACCTCCGGCTGGCTGGTTTCCAGGTATTCGTTCACCAGAATGCCCCGGTTGGTTTCCAGAGACGTATCTTTCAGCCAGTCGATATTGGGGCT from Tellurirhabdus rosea harbors:
- a CDS encoding aminotransferase class V-fold PLP-dependent enzyme, which encodes MSTRRSFIRHLGSAVAGTFALPAFLEKAVAQPLQSYRPDASPLQLAQDEDFWNWVKTEYTASPNLLNLNNGGVCPQPKTVQDAHIRFYQYANEAPSYYMWRILDQGREALRTKLADLAGCSAEEIAINRNATEGLNTVIFGLNLKAGDEVVLTKQDYPNMINAWKQREKRDGIKLVWIDLELPSENDDYLVEKYVKAFTSKTKIVHVTQLINWVGQIMPVRKIADIAHQRGIEVIADGAHTFALLDFKIPDLGCDYFATSLHKWLGAPFGSGMMYIRKEKIKNVWALLSNNEPDGPDIRKFESLGTRSFASEMAIGTAVDFQLALGTARKQARVQYLKNYWAERVRDIPGVHLHTSLKPEFACGVALFSIDGLKAGEVESQLLSQYKIHTSPIEWERIKGVRVTPNVYHTPKDLDRLVTAVEQIAKGRKRS
- a CDS encoding 2'-5' RNA ligase family protein, which encodes MTLYFVALLPDAGIQAEVTAFKEAARDRFGSGHALKSPPHITLVPPFRVAQTPLFLSEIASRLEPFPVQLRHFDRFGKRVIFVGVENSEALQQCQRETSRAFEAALNLRPDNRPFHPHMTVAFRDLPVQRFPAAWAYFSGISYERTFTASGLTLLRHTGAGWVIAETFSFPTASPGEESSV
- a CDS encoding MmcQ/YjbR family DNA-binding protein, with translation MVAIDIFREIALSFPEASEKAHFDKTAFTIGEKVFVTLNERLAQATVKLTVQEQDLFSLFDKTVIYPVPNSWGKKGWTIIELRKVEEQTLRDALTSAYRTTAPKRLASQF
- a CDS encoding glycoside hydrolase family 95 protein, whose translation is MKQYMAGLLLLVTSTLWAQQPDKTLWYKQPAQYFEETLVLGNGTQGATVFGGVQSDKIYLNDATLWSGEPVNANMAPEAYKNVEAVREALRKEDYKLADQLNKKLQGKFSESYAPLGTLFIDFGHGPTAQNYYRQLSLSEAVSTTTYQIDGVNYTREYFVSHPDKIMVVRLSSSRKGALNFSVRFNSLLRHGVTTPNSVLKATGNAPIHAEPSYRGNMPNAVVFDSAKGTRFTTLARLKATDGRLVTTDSTVGLQGGTEAVLFVAIATSFNGFDKNPATEGLPHEALAAERLTKAFAKPYHQLKQAHVADYQTYFNRVSLNLGPSQAPSLPTDERLQRYATGQEDKNLEMLYFNFGRYLLISSSRTPGVPANLQGIWNPYMRPPWSSNYTTNINAQENYWPAESTNLPEMHGSLLTFIGNLAKTGAVTAKTFYGVNGWTVAHNSDIWAMTNPVGDFGQGDPGWANWNMGGAWLSTHLWEHYAFSQDKAFLRQQAYPLLKGAAQFCLEWLVEDKNGNLITSPSTSPENIFVAPDGYKGATLYGATADLAIIRECFAQTIEASKRLNIDADFRAKLEKALARLYPYKVGAEGNLQEWYHDWKDADPKHRHQSHLFGLYPGNHIRPDKTPDLAQACRRTLEIKGDETTGWSKGWRINLWARLWDGNHAYKMYRELLHYVVPDGVKTTYARGGGTYPNLFDAHPPFQIDGNFGGTAAVAEMLVQSTEDEIRLLPALPDVWAGGSVSGLRARGGFDVAMQWADKRLTSVTLHSKTGGKTQLVSGGKTQAVTLKPGQRLTVKW
- a CDS encoding iron chaperone, which translates into the protein MEKTKFTSTDEYIASFPEDVQELLQKIRSVIREAAPEAKEVISYNMPTYRQKEALVHFAAYKSHIGFYPAPSPITAFAEELAGYKRAKGSVQFPLTEPIPFELIRAMTEYRVRQVSES
- a CDS encoding OsmC family protein, whose translation is MPTIETRYLGDLRTEAVHLQSGTRILIDAPTDNNGRGEAFSPTDLVAASLGSCMMTIMGIAARRDGIDLTDSQMSITKIMSAEPPRRIARIEVHLTMQTPSELSESDRTKLERAARTCPVALSLHPDIEQAITFEWTSLSVMS